The following nucleotide sequence is from bacterium.
ACAGCCCCTTGTGATGGTCGCCCACCTCTTCCAGGCGCGCCATGACAGGGGAAATAATACGCGCCCAGAGACCGACCGGGGGACCAAAATCGACGATGCACAGCCGGCCATCTTGCTTGAGCACACGGTAAGCTTCTTTGAGTGTCTGTTGTTTATCTTGGGATGTCAGGTGATGAAACATCAAGCTCGAGAGTACGCGATCAAAAGCGCCGTCGGAGTAGGGTAACGCGTACGATAGATCGTGATCCAGTGAGATAGAAACACCTGCTTTCATGGCTTTCGCCTGTCCAATCGTTAAAACTTTTGGATCCACATCTAGACCAGTGACCTGCGCATCCGGGTGCACTTCTTTGACCATGATCGTCAATGTGGCTGTACCACAACCCAAATCGAGCACTTTTTGCTGTGGAGATAGTTCCGCTTGTTGAATCAATTCCTTCTTGAACTGATCCTCGCGCATCACCCATCTTAGAATCGGATAATATAGTGGGGTCAGCCAATCAAACCGGAGTGCTGGAATGAATTTGTGATTTTTTGGCATAGAGGATCTAGTCTTTTCGGTATCTTGTTTCAAGGTAGAATCTCTGGGACTTGCTGGCCTTGCGCCCCATAGGCATCAGCAAAATGCTGATCAACGGCCTTTTGCTCATTTGTAAAGAAGTCATCCCCTAAACCGCCGGGCTTTAAGAACTTTTCAATCATCTGTTGGTCCAGTGACAGTACTTGTCGAGACTCCTCCAACAGGGCCAGGTTTTCCTTCGAGATCGTTTTGCCTTCGATGAGCCAAGTATAGATCGTATTATATTGTTGAATCACTTGGTACATTTGTTTCCAGACATCCGTGTAATCAGCTGGAGGATTCGCATTGTTAAATGACTCTACTGCCAGAATAAAAGCATAATTGTAATCAGCAATCGCATCCATATCACCCGGCGCGATTTCTCCCGCATGCATCCTTTTGATGAGTGTCATCGACAAATCGGCAGATTTCTGAAGCATAAGAACAGTATGGTAGACCTTTGCATCTCGACGTACAGGTACTTCTGTAGCAGACGTACGAGAGACGTTACTGTTTTCTACAGATTTTGTGGGAGAGTCAGCCAGGGTTTGTGTTGGCTGGAGTCTCATAGATAAGGTTGTCGTTACTCTAGGGGAATTGGTGAGTAAATTGCTCTGGGACGAGCAGGAGGACAAGGCTATCGAAGCCAGCAACAAGATGATAAACAATTTTAAAAAATGGTTTTTTC
It contains:
- a CDS encoding methyltransferase domain-containing protein, which gives rise to MPKNHKFIPALRFDWLTPLYYPILRWVMREDQFKKELIQQAELSPQQKVLDLGCGTATLTIMVKEVHPDAQVTGLDVDPKVLTIGQAKAMKAGVSISLDHDLSYALPYSDGAFDRVLSSLMFHHLTSQDKQQTLKEAYRVLKQDGRLCIVDFGPPVGLWARIISPVMARLEEVGDHHKGLLPVMMQLAGFRNVSVRRRFATVFGTLNLFVGLK